The following is a genomic window from Artemia franciscana chromosome 4, ASM3288406v1, whole genome shotgun sequence.
tgtgttttgttttttgaaggTGTTTTGTACTTTGacatcccctccccccaattgaAGCCCCATGTCAAATATGTCCAGGTAAGTATCAATAAACTGTTCCACCAATGGACTTCCCCTcaactttaatattaaaaaagagtACTTATCTGTTATGGCGTCAACACTCAAGAGGTGAAGTTAGgctaatcctaatgaaacaaACCTTTGTATGATTAAAAATAGTACTTTTGAAACAACTTGGcctatttatttgcacattaaggggatATTGGTAAAGTATAAAGGGTCTGCATGCAGAATGTATTAGgaacaattattttgcataataCTTTATCCTCCACCACCTCTACAAGGCACAGTGCATTTTCTTAGTGAGTTCTACAGTGGAATGGTGCAATCTGTGAAGAAGTTGAAGTTCTAGAGGTTACCTTAAGTTTCGGTCTACTTACTTTGACCAAAAATGGGCTTGATTGTGTTGCTGTTCATCATCTTTAATGCGAGGATGATGGCTCTTTCTATATCATGTTAGGATAGGGAGGCCAAGATTTTCTTGTGAATACTCATAGGGGATATGTTGTTAACCTAATCCTCCTAACCCTAGAATTCGCTCAAGCTTTAGCAAGACAAATACTATAATAGCAATGTTCTTACTAATTAAGTTGGAGTAAATTCTGTCTATCAAATTTTCACAGTTCTGTAAATTTAATCCATATTGTTTAGTTTTGCAATATAGTCTATGGCCATATCTGGCCTCATTAGAGAGGCCAGACATGACCCTTGTTAGAGTAAAGCCTTAGGGCTTATGCAAAAGTAAGAAATACTCATGTTCAAAATTGTACTATTAATTCTTCCAGTTTTAAGGCACCCAGTTCACTACCCAGTACGCGTAAGGGACTTCCCGGTCCTTACGCTTCCCTTGTTCTTGGGTTATTTCAGTTACTTGGGTAACCAGTTAAAGCAGTGGCTATCCTGACAGTTTTCTGTgccatcaatatgcaaattaagtacaggaaagatactttatttgacctttcttcACCCCTGTATACAGTGGCGCCATCTACTTTTTTGAACTTGGTGACTTTTAATCTTCTGACGAAGCCACCAGATACTGCTACCGCCCCTTTTTTAGATGTCAGCACTGTTCACAGTAGAGCTACTTCTAAGCCTCCCATTAAAACGAGTCGCGGTTGCAGAAGTGGTAAACGCGTTTCTGAGAGGAGGAATCCCCTAGTGGAACCGAGTAACTTATCCGCTCTAAGTGACACCCGCGCCAATGTAGGCAGACCGACTGAAACGAGTCTCACAGACTTACCCGTAATCGAACGCTTCGACAGTTTGCCCGTTAACGACTATGCCAATGAGCCGCCTCCTATCCTAAGACCTGTTACATTCAACGCTCATCGTGGCCTTCCTAACTTCCTCGTTTGCAACACTAGATCGCTGTGCAACAAAACAGCAGATTTTGAAGCTGTTATTCGCCAGAAAAACATTGCCATAGCAGCCGTTACTGAAACATGGAACCTCGATGAAAATACAGGTCGTGTGGCTGGATACTCTGTGTTCTTGAACACTCGCTCTAATCGTGGTCTATCGAAACTTGGGGGCGGTGTTGGTCTGTTTGTAAGAGAAGATATACCCTGTAAACTCCTTTCTGATCTCGCTAATCCGGACCATGAAGTAATCTGGGCGATGTGCAGACCGACTTACTTGCCCCGCTTATACTCGTGCATAATTGTGGCATCAGTATATTACCCAAAAAGTGCAAAGAATCGCCGAGACCTTGTCTGTTACTTGCAAAAGACTGTTGATGTGCTTCGGATCCACTATAGTAATCCTGCTTTTATCATAGCAGACGACTTCAGCCAGACGAAAAAAGGCTGGCTTTCATCCAGTCTATCCCTTAAACAAGTGGTTCACATGCCTACTCACGTCTCAGGCAGCATTCTGGATCTCATTCTTACGAACTGTGTGTCCTACTACTGTAATCCTGTTTCTCTCGGACCAGTGGCCAAGTCCGaccatttttctattttgtggaAAGCCCATAGTTCATTGCCCAAGCCTAAACTAAGCCACGTGGTTACCCGCCCACTAACGGACTCTGCCATTCGAGCCTATGGTCAGTGGATAGGCAATTATGATTTCCCAGAAGTTGACGGAGATTCAAGCATCCACGAAAAGACTAAAAGATTCAGTGACATTCTGTACTCCAAATACACCGAAATCTTCCCCACCAAGTCAGTTACCATTAGTGAGTTTGATAAGCCATGGATTACCCCTGCCATAAAGAAACTCATCCGTGAGAGATGCCGCCTATGTTCTATCGGTGATGTAGTAAACGCAAAGAAACTACGAAATTACACCGTCACTGTAATACGGAAGGCCAAACTTCAATATGGCCGTTTATCAGTGTCACCTATGCGCGTCAGTAATCCAAAGAAATGGCATCAGTCTGTTCGAAAAATGTCGGGAAAATCCACTACCTCTAGTGTGAGAATATTGGACGATAGTGGCAAACTTCTCACTGCGACAGATGTGAACTCCTTCTTCACTGAAATCTGCACAACCAACCCTCCACCCACCGAGTCCCAAAAAGCCGATCTCTTGTACGGCTGCTCAGAAGAGGAAGTTATTGAAGTCACTGAAGAAGACGTcttcaaagaattaataaaaattaagccCAACAGTGCATCCTATCCTTCGGAACTTCCTGTAAAACTTGTTCGTGAATACGCCCCCTTCATTGCCAAGCCATTATCCGTGTTGATTAACCTGTGTTTCATGCTTGGTACTTTCCCAGATATTTGGAAAAAGGCATATATCCGGGTTATTCCGAAGTAGGGCCCCCCTAAAGCATGTGACGAATTGCGTCCTATCTCGATAACCCCCTGTCTGGCTAAAGTTACGGTAGCGCTTATACTCCGTCGATTGCTCGACCAAATCAGTTCTTCTATCGATAACTACCAGTATGGTGGACTCCAGGAGTGCAGTACTACAATTTATCTAGTGCGTATGTATGATTGTATACTTACATGGCTGGATAAAGGTAATCGGTTCCTGGATCTAGGTGCAATAGACTtccaaaaaacttttgatttcattaacCACCTGATTGCTGGccaaaatttgaagatatttgAAGATAATGGGTGCGAAAAAACGTGTGTTATCCGTGATTATGGATTTCTTATCTAATAGGAAACAGCGTGTTTATGCCCTGTTTGAGGGGGATTCTGACTCCGATTGGACAGGTATAACATGTGGAGCTCCGCAGGACACAAAGTTGGCTGCCATTGTATTTATAGCCGTGATCAACTACCTACTAGTCGAATATGAGGATCATTAGAAGTTTATAGACGATATCTCTTTTCTATTGAAATACTTAGTTGAAAACGGGATTGTTAAGAAAGAGTTCAGT
Proteins encoded in this region:
- the LOC136025741 gene encoding uncharacterized protein LOC136025741, whose translation is MQIKYRKDTLFDLSSPLYTVAPSTFLNLVTFNLLTKPPDTATAPFLDVSTVHSRATSKPPIKTSRGCRSGKRVSERRNPLVEPSNLSALSDTRANVGRPTETSLTDLPVIERFDSLPVNDYANEPPPILRPVTFNAHRGLPNFLVCNTRSLCNKTADFEAVIRQKNIAIAAVTETWNLDENTGRVAGYSVFLNTRSNRGLSKLGGGVGLFVREDIPCKLLSDLANPDHEVIWAMCRPTYLPRLYSCIIVASVYYPKSAKNRRDLVCYLQKTVDVLRIHYSNPAFIIADDFSQTKKGWLSSSLSLKQVVHMPTHVSGSILDLILTNCVSYYCNPVSLGPVAKSDHFSILWKAHSSLPKPKLSHVVTRPLTDSAIRAYGQWIGNYDFPEVDGDSSIHEKTKRFSDILYSKYTEIFPTKSVTISEFDKPWITPAIKKLIRERCRLCSIGDVVNAKKLRNYTVTVIRKAKLQYGRLSVSPMRVSNPKKWHQSVRKMSGKSTTSSVRILDDSGKLLTATDVNSFFTEICTTNPPPTESQKADLLYGCSEEEVIEVTEEDVFKELIKIKPNSASYPSELPVKLVREYAPFIAKPLSVLINLCFMLGTFPDIWKKAYIRVIPK